A stretch of Prionailurus bengalensis isolate Pbe53 chromosome E4, Fcat_Pben_1.1_paternal_pri, whole genome shotgun sequence DNA encodes these proteins:
- the LOC122476228 gene encoding tubulin beta chain-like: MLNFQNKNSSYFVKWIPNNMKTVLCDILPEGLNMSTTFTCNSKTNEELFKHILEQLLAMFRCKVILHQYTRKGMDEMEFTEAKSNTNDLVSKYQ; this comes from the coding sequence ATGCTTAACTTCCAAAACAAGAACAGCAGCTATTTTGTCAAGTGGATCCCCAACAACATGAAAACAGTTCTCTGTGACATCCTACCCGAGGGGCTAAATATGTCCACCACCTTCACCTGCAACAGCAAGACCAATGAGGAACTGTTCAAGCACATCTTGGAGCAGCTCCTGGCCATGTTCAGGTGCAAGGTCATTTTACACCAGTACACAAGGAAGGGCATGGATGAGATGGAGTTCACCGAGGCCAAAAGCAACACAAATGACCTTGTGTCCAAGTACCAGTAG